One Paenibacillus sp. FSL H7-0737 DNA segment encodes these proteins:
- a CDS encoding divergent polysaccharide deacetylase family protein, translated as MKDSRKVKRYLLNWFAVAAVLITTIVPATPAVSAATSKDNATNTQLEESAPKRDKVAIIIDDFGNGMKGTDEMFSLPIKLTVAVMPFLPTSVKDATRAHERGDDVLVHLPMEPRQGNPKWLGPGAILAKMSDEEVRQKVEAALDNVPYAIGINNHMGSKITGDERIMAVILSVCKERGLFFVDSKTNYRSVAGNMAYRMGLPRVENHIFLDDTHTASHVLKQMGLVKDMAKDQRFCVTIGHVGVFGKETAAGIRSGIEQMKDNVEFIGISDLVKNEMKWSSQLKLP; from the coding sequence ATGAAGGACAGTCGAAAGGTTAAACGTTACTTACTGAATTGGTTTGCTGTTGCTGCAGTATTGATTACCACAATTGTTCCGGCTACGCCGGCTGTCTCTGCTGCCACGTCTAAAGACAACGCTACAAATACGCAGCTTGAAGAGAGTGCACCCAAACGTGATAAGGTCGCTATCATTATTGACGATTTCGGCAATGGCATGAAGGGGACAGACGAAATGTTCTCGTTACCGATAAAGCTTACTGTAGCCGTCATGCCTTTTTTACCTACATCCGTAAAGGATGCCACCCGCGCCCATGAACGCGGAGATGATGTTCTGGTTCATTTGCCGATGGAGCCGCGCCAAGGTAATCCTAAATGGCTTGGACCAGGAGCCATATTGGCCAAAATGTCCGATGAGGAAGTACGACAAAAGGTTGAGGCAGCACTCGATAATGTTCCTTATGCGATCGGGATAAATAACCATATGGGTTCGAAAATTACCGGAGATGAGCGGATTATGGCAGTAATCTTATCTGTATGCAAAGAACGAGGATTATTTTTTGTAGACAGCAAGACCAACTACCGTTCCGTTGCTGGCAATATGGCTTATCGTATGGGGTTGCCACGCGTAGAGAACCATATCTTTTTAGATGACACACATACAGCAAGTCATGTTCTGAAACAAATGGGTCTCGTCAAAGACATGGCGAAGGATCAACGATTTTGTGTAACGATTGGTCATGTTGGTGTATTTGGGAAAGAGACCGCCGCAGGAATCCGCAGCGGTATTGAACAGATGAAAGACAATGTTGAGTTTATAGGGATTTCTGATCTGGTTAAAAACGAGATGAAATGGAGCTCCCAACTTAAACTTCCATAA
- a CDS encoding N-acetylmuramoyl-L-alanine amidase translates to MNNWRKQSFSRTAAALCGFRITLTTLGLLMLFMGSSLASATPEKPVMKDDRQHLLGHGHRMILIDAGHGGIDGGTSYGNILEKDITLDISRRLFLLLGSDGFDVALNRNGDYAPSDENRWLRSKSRHLRDLAQRKELAETLPATVVVSIHINWAPSPSKHGPLVLYRQEGRSFMLAKSIQHQLNNLYDVEAHPRPGKPFYLLNKITATTVIVEAGFVSSPTDRAKLCTPKGQQQIAEAIADGIVAYLMEV, encoded by the coding sequence TTGAACAACTGGAGAAAACAATCCTTTTCCAGAACAGCAGCTGCTCTATGTGGCTTTCGAATCACTCTAACTACCCTAGGACTACTAATGTTGTTTATGGGCAGCTCCTTAGCCTCTGCGACACCAGAGAAACCTGTGATGAAGGATGACCGTCAGCATTTATTAGGTCACGGACATCGTATGATCCTAATTGATGCGGGACACGGAGGCATCGACGGTGGAACTTCCTACGGTAATATTCTTGAAAAAGATATCACCTTAGATATCTCACGTCGATTATTTCTACTTCTGGGTAGCGATGGCTTTGACGTTGCTTTAAATCGCAATGGAGATTATGCCCCAAGTGATGAGAACCGCTGGCTGCGTAGTAAATCTCGACATCTTCGGGATCTTGCACAGCGTAAAGAGCTCGCTGAGACATTACCTGCTACTGTAGTGGTAAGCATCCATATTAACTGGGCGCCTTCCCCTTCCAAACATGGTCCACTTGTATTGTACCGTCAAGAGGGCCGTAGCTTCATGCTTGCTAAGTCCATTCAGCATCAGCTAAACAATCTTTACGATGTCGAGGCTCATCCAAGACCAGGCAAGCCCTTTTATTTACTCAACAAAATAACCGCCACAACTGTTATCGTTGAGGCGGGTTTTGTAAGCAGTCCGACTGACCGCGCAAAGTTATGCACCCCTAAAGGGCAGCAACAAATCGCTGAAGCCATCGCTGATGGTATTGTAGCTTATCTTATGGAAGTTTAA
- a CDS encoding YqzE family protein — MASGGDELVKYITEKVVVYIEDPRAIHARRAATKQPWSQKWFGMLPLGWSIWRSKWSHDKKD, encoded by the coding sequence ATGGCTTCCGGTGGCGATGAGCTTGTAAAGTATATAACGGAGAAGGTAGTCGTATATATCGAGGATCCGCGTGCCATTCATGCTCGTAGAGCGGCTACGAAGCAGCCGTGGTCACAGAAATGGTTTGGCATGCTCCCGCTTGGGTGGTCTATCTGGCGAAGCAAGTGGAGTCATGATAAAAAAGACTAA
- a CDS encoding YqhG family protein gives MTLNSQEVRKHVMDYLEATECSIIEVSPIHVTVKLSPRADRMLTDRPYYWGFVERTGVDPETLSFTFVFDPEKYDSQAAIEVPPTVNRSIGALNPPITGNPAMGATTDAEASADLLNPTSPESNVVHVPSSNPEDSILARYFGIVPALPRIGPGMIRREDIIYGSKRLQQIWSAAQDEGKCLYLFEDPGSRQRNTLFSAAYEPWLGVCYKVEMSCDLKREELHYLGISLTKGTIIDDFNTKIASREMIPRLPENVHIQPYELTVTAATDLLEAHLTSHLAELDYTWAEQARERLRIELAIIDIYYGELLKEPDEEKRLGTQEQYNRRRQETIWQYEPQIAVSAITYGLFHLRSL, from the coding sequence ATGACCCTCAACTCACAGGAAGTACGCAAACATGTTATGGATTATCTGGAGGCGACAGAATGCTCCATTATTGAAGTATCGCCCATTCACGTAACTGTAAAGCTATCGCCAAGAGCTGACAGAATGCTTACAGATCGACCTTATTATTGGGGATTCGTGGAGCGTACTGGTGTTGATCCGGAGACACTCTCCTTCACTTTTGTATTTGATCCGGAAAAATACGATAGCCAGGCAGCTATAGAAGTTCCGCCAACGGTAAATCGCAGCATCGGAGCATTGAATCCGCCAATTACCGGAAACCCAGCGATGGGCGCCACAACAGATGCTGAGGCTAGCGCAGATCTATTGAATCCAACATCACCTGAATCTAATGTGGTTCATGTCCCCTCCTCAAATCCAGAAGATAGCATCCTAGCCCGCTACTTCGGTATTGTACCTGCATTGCCCCGAATTGGGCCCGGTATGATAAGACGTGAAGATATCATCTATGGTAGCAAGCGCCTGCAGCAAATTTGGAGTGCGGCGCAAGATGAAGGGAAATGCCTTTACTTATTTGAAGATCCCGGTAGCAGGCAGCGGAATACACTCTTCTCTGCAGCTTATGAACCGTGGCTCGGCGTCTGCTATAAAGTGGAGATGAGCTGCGATTTGAAACGGGAAGAACTGCATTATCTTGGAATATCGCTGACAAAAGGGACCATCATTGATGACTTTAACACTAAGATAGCCTCGCGGGAGATGATCCCCCGTTTACCAGAAAACGTCCATATTCAGCCTTATGAATTAACAGTGACTGCCGCTACAGATTTATTAGAGGCTCATCTTACCTCTCATCTTGCCGAACTCGATTACACTTGGGCAGAACAGGCCCGTGAGCGTCTTAGAATCGAGCTGGCTATCATTGATATTTATTACGGAGAGCTGCTGAAAGAGCCTGATGAAGAAAAACGTTTAGGCACTCAAGAGCAGTATAACCGTCGTCGACAGGAGACCATTTGGCAATATGAGCCGCAAATTGCAGTTTCTGCGATAACCTACGGACTGTTTCATCTGCGAAGCCTATAG
- a CDS encoding DEAD/DEAH box helicase, protein MTQLFRNSLPHKGGKSAPILPVPLSFDRNWLQDLELKLDKGGPWGDYRLSKLAVQGEQTGLVTSFDELQCMKHLSGLSPLPHQLDTAHKVLFEMSGRAILADEVGLGKTIEAGLVLKEYLVRGLVSKVLILVPASLVLQWVRELNAKFGISAVAQKKAYSWGNAIVVASMDTAKRDPHKEMLLENEYDMLIIDEAHKLKNKKSTNYLFVQQLRKKYCLLLTATPVQNDLGELFNLITLLKPGQLGNQGDFASNFVVDKRQPKNEGQLRDELSKVMIRNRRGEGPVNFTKRKVRNIPLVLSQEERVLYDAVTSFVKDQYQESGGNLSSMLSLVTLQREVCSSRDAVFITLVNLIKKLPADSPKRDRMMELLQTLRTVKTNTKAETTLSLIQEMNEKVIVFTEYRATQEYLLQYFREHGLMCVSYSGGMNRGKKDWMMDLFRGRAQVMIATEAGGEGINLQFCHHMINFDLPWNPMRVEQRIGRVHRLGQENDVVIYNLSTQGTIEEHILHLLHEKINMFEMVIGGLDVILERFEKKESLEKSLYKIMLESRSDEELRNELDHIGESLSELTQGIKKESETST, encoded by the coding sequence ATGACGCAATTATTCCGTAATTCTCTACCTCACAAAGGTGGAAAGTCAGCGCCTATACTGCCTGTTCCTCTTTCTTTTGACCGGAATTGGCTGCAGGATCTAGAACTCAAACTAGATAAAGGTGGTCCATGGGGAGACTACCGTCTGTCCAAGCTTGCTGTGCAAGGTGAACAAACGGGTCTAGTAACCAGCTTCGATGAGCTGCAATGCATGAAGCATTTATCCGGATTATCCCCGCTTCCTCATCAGCTCGATACCGCGCATAAGGTTTTGTTTGAGATGTCGGGCCGCGCGATTCTTGCAGATGAGGTTGGACTAGGAAAGACGATTGAAGCAGGACTTGTACTCAAGGAATATCTTGTCCGCGGTCTAGTCTCTAAAGTGCTTATTCTGGTACCCGCTTCCCTCGTATTGCAGTGGGTCCGCGAGCTGAATGCCAAGTTTGGCATCTCTGCTGTTGCACAGAAAAAAGCATATTCCTGGGGGAATGCGATTGTCGTCGCATCTATGGATACCGCGAAGCGCGATCCTCATAAAGAGATGCTGCTGGAAAATGAATATGACATGTTGATTATTGATGAAGCGCATAAGCTAAAGAACAAGAAATCGACCAATTATCTATTTGTACAGCAATTACGCAAAAAATATTGCCTGCTCCTAACCGCTACTCCCGTTCAGAATGATCTGGGCGAACTATTTAATTTGATCACTTTACTGAAACCGGGGCAACTAGGAAATCAGGGTGATTTTGCTTCGAATTTCGTCGTTGATAAACGCCAACCTAAGAATGAAGGTCAGCTAAGGGACGAGCTATCGAAGGTGATGATCCGCAATCGGCGTGGCGAAGGTCCAGTTAACTTTACGAAACGAAAAGTCCGTAATATTCCGCTAGTTCTTTCACAGGAAGAGAGAGTATTATATGACGCTGTCACTTCTTTTGTTAAAGATCAGTATCAGGAATCAGGCGGCAATCTTAGCAGCATGCTTTCCTTGGTAACGCTTCAGCGTGAGGTGTGCAGCAGTAGGGATGCCGTCTTCATCACTTTAGTTAATCTGATCAAGAAGCTGCCTGCTGATTCGCCGAAACGCGATCGGATGATGGAGCTATTGCAGACACTTCGTACGGTCAAGACCAATACCAAAGCCGAAACAACACTATCTCTCATTCAAGAAATGAATGAAAAGGTCATCGTTTTTACGGAGTATCGCGCGACTCAAGAATATTTGCTTCAGTATTTCCGCGAACATGGGCTAATGTGTGTTTCTTATTCCGGCGGGATGAATCGTGGTAAAAAGGACTGGATGATGGACCTCTTCCGCGGTCGTGCTCAAGTCATGATCGCTACTGAGGCGGGTGGTGAGGGCATTAACCTGCAGTTCTGTCACCACATGATCAACTTCGATCTGCCTTGGAATCCCATGAGAGTAGAACAACGGATTGGGCGGGTGCACCGGTTAGGTCAGGAAAATGACGTGGTTATCTATAATTTGTCCACGCAGGGCACGATTGAAGAACATATTCTGCATCTGCTACACGAGAAGATCAATATGTTCGAAATGGTCATTGGCGGGCTGGATGTGATTCTGGAGCGCTTTGAGAAGAAAGAATCGCTGGAGAAAAGTTTATACAAAATCATGCTCGAATCCCGCTCCGATGAAGAGTTGCGAAATGAGCTTGATCATATCGGTGAATCCCTAAGTGAGTTGACTCAGGGTATTAAAAAGGAAAGTGAGACTTCGACATGA
- a CDS encoding adenosylcobalamin-dependent ribonucleoside-diphosphate reductase, producing MGKVERKQRLEGLSEKIFLDRYAWKDADSNNAKVGDVVLVLTKDDPKFPTKEVGEIVERNGRIVTVKTRSGELVKSDVEKLTLNIEKTPEEMWDRLSTAMASVEKTPELQEEWAGKFRSILDDWKLVPGGRIAAGAGASEELTLFNCYVIPSPKDSRGGIMQTLAEMTEIMARGGGVGINLSSLRPRRAIVRGVNGSSSGSVSWGGLFSYTTGLIEQGGSRRGALMLMINDWHPDVEDFITVKQTMGQVTNANLSVCVSNSFMKAVKENLDWDLVFPDTTDPEYNDVWDGDLDKWKAAGKNVIHYRTVKARDVWRTIIESAWKSAEPGVVFMEYYNQMSNSWYFNPIICTNPCGEQGLPGWGVCNLSAVNLSKFYDEKNHDVDWEDLATTTRYSVRFLDNVIDKTPYHFPENEANQKNERRVGLGTMGLAELMIKLNIRYGSPESLAFLDKLYGFMAREAYLASAEIAGEKGSFLAFDTEKYLMSGFMKNMLETYPEVGEAIRKHGMRNVTVITQAPTGSTGTMVGTSTGIEPYFAFKYFRQSRLGYDEQFVPIAQEWLEAHPGEELPDYFVTSMDLSAKDHIRAQAAIQRWVDSSISKTANCPSDFTVEETAELYEMAFDLGCKGVTIYRDGSRDVQVLQTSKKEDAAEEVAPAVEVATTPEANVVTASPAPQAPTKELDKQYKKRPQVLRGATYKINTPFGMAYITINDLDGTPAEIFLNVGKAGSDVFAMAEALGRVCSLFLRYGDHGEKVELLIKHLKGIGGSGAIGFGANRVESIADAVAKALETHVLNNAHDDHLPAPIAATLELEDFNEALNAELKASVAAATSTDDSHGAHNHATASRDLCPSCGGASLINIEGCKTCGNCGYSRCG from the coding sequence TTGGGTAAAGTGGAACGTAAGCAACGCCTTGAAGGGCTAAGTGAAAAAATATTTTTGGATCGTTATGCTTGGAAGGATGCCGACAGCAATAATGCTAAAGTGGGCGATGTTGTACTCGTTCTAACAAAAGATGATCCGAAGTTTCCCACGAAGGAAGTCGGAGAGATCGTAGAACGTAACGGCAGAATCGTAACCGTGAAGACGCGCAGCGGCGAACTTGTGAAATCAGATGTTGAAAAGCTGACGCTTAATATTGAAAAAACACCAGAGGAAATGTGGGATCGTCTGTCTACAGCTATGGCTTCTGTGGAGAAGACGCCTGAGCTTCAAGAAGAATGGGCGGGTAAATTCCGTTCGATTCTGGATGATTGGAAGCTCGTACCGGGTGGTCGAATTGCTGCTGGTGCAGGCGCTAGTGAAGAACTAACCCTGTTCAACTGTTATGTAATTCCTTCTCCAAAAGATAGCCGTGGCGGCATTATGCAGACGTTGGCTGAAATGACAGAAATTATGGCTCGTGGTGGCGGTGTAGGGATTAACCTATCCTCTCTACGTCCACGCCGGGCAATTGTGAGAGGTGTTAATGGTTCTTCCAGTGGTTCTGTATCTTGGGGCGGTCTGTTTAGCTATACCACTGGATTAATTGAACAAGGCGGTAGCCGACGTGGTGCACTTATGCTCATGATTAATGACTGGCATCCAGATGTGGAGGACTTCATTACCGTAAAGCAAACGATGGGTCAAGTTACGAATGCGAACCTTTCGGTATGTGTGAGCAATAGCTTTATGAAGGCTGTAAAAGAAAATCTGGATTGGGATCTCGTATTTCCGGATACTACAGATCCAGAGTACAACGATGTGTGGGATGGCGATCTAGACAAGTGGAAGGCTGCAGGCAAAAACGTTATTCATTATCGCACCGTTAAAGCGCGTGATGTGTGGCGCACCATTATTGAATCCGCTTGGAAATCCGCTGAGCCAGGCGTTGTGTTCATGGAATACTACAATCAGATGTCCAACAGCTGGTATTTTAATCCGATCATTTGTACGAACCCATGTGGGGAGCAAGGACTGCCAGGCTGGGGAGTCTGCAATTTGTCCGCTGTGAACCTGTCCAAATTCTACGATGAGAAGAATCATGATGTAGACTGGGAAGATCTCGCGACTACGACGCGTTATTCCGTACGTTTCTTGGACAATGTCATTGATAAGACGCCTTATCATTTCCCGGAAAATGAAGCGAATCAGAAAAACGAACGCCGTGTGGGTCTCGGAACGATGGGTCTTGCTGAGCTGATGATCAAATTGAACATCCGTTACGGTAGCCCGGAATCTTTGGCGTTTCTGGACAAGCTTTACGGCTTTATGGCTCGTGAAGCATACCTTGCTTCTGCAGAGATTGCTGGGGAGAAGGGATCTTTCCTAGCTTTTGACACAGAGAAATATTTAATGAGCGGTTTTATGAAAAATATGCTCGAAACGTATCCAGAGGTTGGTGAAGCGATTCGTAAACATGGCATGCGTAACGTTACAGTGATAACACAAGCACCTACAGGTAGCACAGGTACAATGGTAGGCACCTCGACAGGTATTGAGCCTTATTTCGCCTTTAAATATTTCCGTCAAAGTCGCCTTGGCTACGATGAGCAGTTCGTTCCAATCGCCCAAGAATGGCTTGAAGCTCATCCAGGTGAAGAGCTGCCAGATTATTTCGTGACTTCGATGGATTTATCAGCTAAGGATCATATTCGTGCGCAAGCAGCGATTCAACGCTGGGTAGATAGCTCGATTTCCAAGACAGCCAACTGCCCGTCTGACTTCACAGTAGAAGAGACGGCTGAGCTATATGAAATGGCTTTCGATTTGGGCTGTAAAGGCGTTACGATCTACCGTGATGGTAGCCGTGATGTACAAGTTCTGCAAACCTCGAAGAAGGAAGATGCAGCAGAAGAGGTAGCTCCAGCAGTTGAAGTTGCAACGACTCCTGAAGCAAATGTTGTAACGGCAAGCCCAGCACCTCAAGCTCCTACTAAAGAGCTGGATAAACAATACAAAAAACGTCCGCAGGTTCTGCGCGGCGCAACCTATAAAATCAACACACCTTTTGGCATGGCATATATTACGATCAATGATCTTGATGGCACACCGGCAGAAATCTTCCTGAATGTAGGTAAAGCAGGTTCTGATGTCTTTGCGATGGCAGAAGCACTCGGTCGTGTCTGCTCCTTGTTCCTCCGTTATGGAGATCATGGTGAGAAGGTAGAATTATTGATCAAACATCTGAAAGGTATCGGCGGATCAGGTGCAATCGGCTTCGGTGCGAATCGAGTAGAATCCATTGCAGATGCTGTAGCTAAGGCATTGGAGACTCATGTACTGAATAACGCTCATGATGATCATTTGCCTGCACCAATTGCAGCAACTTTGGAGCTAGAAGATTTCAATGAAGCTTTAAATGCGGAGTTGAAAGCGAGTGTTGCTGCGGCAACGTCTACCGATGATAGTCATGGTGCGCATAACCACGCTACGGCTTCCCGTGACCTTTGCCCCTCCTGCGGCGGCGCTTCGCTGATTAATATTGAGGGTTGTAAGACTTGCGGGAACTGTGGGTATAGTCGTTGCGGGTAA
- a CDS encoding cytidine deaminase → MNKEELMESARNTKKAAYAPYSKFPVGAALLLKDGNVINGVNVENVSFGATNCAERTAIFTAITKGYTKGDFQAIAVAGDTMDFLPPCSICRQVLSEFCLPDMPVYLTNEKKEILELSLRDLSPYAFKNLDM, encoded by the coding sequence ATGAATAAAGAAGAATTAATGGAAAGCGCACGTAACACAAAGAAAGCTGCTTATGCCCCTTATTCTAAATTTCCAGTTGGAGCAGCCTTATTACTTAAAGATGGAAATGTTATTAATGGAGTAAATGTAGAAAATGTATCTTTTGGTGCTACTAACTGTGCAGAGAGAACAGCAATCTTCACAGCTATTACAAAGGGCTATACTAAAGGTGATTTTCAGGCTATAGCTGTAGCAGGTGACACAATGGATTTTCTGCCGCCATGCAGTATCTGCAGACAAGTATTATCGGAATTCTGTTTGCCCGACATGCCTGTCTATTTAACCAATGAGAAAAAAGAAATCTTAGAGCTGAGTTTAAGGGATTTATCGCCTTACGCATTCAAAAATTTAGATATGTAA
- a CDS encoding methylenetetrahydrofolate reductase yields the protein MGAAESTFKQKILSKKPGILTYGMTPPKASHSPEKISEIAQKQVERLKNVDLDALILYDVQEEAERVDHERPYPYLPTIDPAVYGDKYLRQVEVPKIIYRCVGNDTRASFADWIKTDESEDRFSVYVGASSSKQEVKLNLPDAYKLSKQLNSNLNFGGVVIPERHIKKNDEHTRIVEKINNGCSFFITQATYNVEASKNLLSDLYYYNTNKGFEMVPILFNLAPCGTAKTLQFMKWLGISIPGWLENELKYSNDILDKSIQLSQKIFEELFEFGMEKGIPIGCSIESVSTTKLEIEASIQLAKDVKAFLDKKLLSLESR from the coding sequence TTGGGAGCGGCAGAGAGTACATTTAAACAAAAAATATTGAGCAAGAAACCTGGTATTTTAACATATGGGATGACACCACCGAAGGCAAGCCATTCACCAGAAAAGATATCAGAAATTGCACAGAAACAGGTTGAAAGACTTAAAAACGTTGATTTAGATGCTTTAATTCTTTACGACGTCCAGGAGGAAGCAGAAAGAGTTGATCATGAAAGACCTTACCCATATTTACCAACGATTGATCCGGCTGTCTATGGTGATAAATATTTAAGACAAGTGGAGGTCCCGAAAATAATTTATCGGTGCGTCGGTAATGATACAAGAGCTTCGTTCGCGGATTGGATTAAGACTGACGAAAGTGAAGACAGATTTTCCGTGTATGTGGGCGCTTCGTCAAGTAAGCAAGAGGTGAAATTGAATTTACCAGATGCTTATAAGCTAAGCAAACAGTTAAATAGTAATTTGAATTTTGGAGGAGTTGTCATTCCTGAAAGACATATAAAAAAGAATGATGAGCATACACGGATTGTCGAAAAGATTAACAATGGGTGCAGCTTTTTTATCACTCAGGCAACTTATAATGTAGAGGCATCAAAGAATTTATTGTCTGATTTATATTATTACAATACAAATAAGGGTTTTGAAATGGTTCCTATTTTATTTAATCTTGCACCATGTGGCACAGCGAAAACACTACAATTTATGAAATGGTTGGGGATCAGTATCCCGGGATGGTTAGAAAACGAGTTGAAATACTCGAACGATATTTTGGATAAATCCATTCAGCTATCTCAAAAAATATTTGAAGAACTATTTGAGTTCGGGATGGAGAAGGGAATTCCAATTGGATGCAGCATTGAAAGTGTTTCAACAACTAAGTTGGAAATTGAAGCATCCATTCAGCTTGCTAAAGATGTAAAGGCATTTCTAGATAAAAAGCTGTTGAGTCTAGAGAGTAGATGA